One Pyrus communis chromosome 4, drPyrComm1.1, whole genome shotgun sequence genomic region harbors:
- the LOC137732763 gene encoding protein NRT1/ PTR FAMILY 5.2-like produces MEGEESGQRRVDEYEYTQDGTVDLKGNPVLRSKRGGWTACSFVVLYEVFERMAYYGISANLILYLTRKLHQGTVTSANNVTNWVGTIWITPILGAYVADAHLGRYWTFLISSLIYLSGMSVLTLAVSLPSLKPPPCQDPHVENCKKASTLHLAVFYGALYTLAIGTGGTKPNISTIGADQFDDFDPKEKNHKLSFFNWWMFSIFFGTLFANTVLVYIQDNVGWALGYGLPTLGLLISILIFLVGTPFYRHKVPSGSPFTRMAKVLVAALRKWRVTLPSDPKELYELNLEEYAKKGNFRIDSTPTLRFLNKAALKRGSTSPWMLCSVTQVEETKQMLRMIPILVATFIPSTMIAQVNTLFVKQGTTLNRSLGSFKIPPASLAGFVTLSMLVSVVLYDRFFVRITQRVTKNPRGITLLQRMGIGMVFHVFIMVVASLTERYRLHLAKQHGVVESGGQVPITILVLLPQFVLMGTADAFLEVAKIEFFYDQAPENMKSLGTSFAMTTLGMGNFISSFLLSTVSHITKKHGHKGWILNNLNASHLDYYYAFFAVLNVFNVIFFLFMTKMYVYKAEISDSIKVLTEELRETTYKASNKGDSRKGQITSEL; encoded by the exons ATGGAAGGTGAGGAATCTGGGCAAAGGAGGGTTGATGAGTATGAGTATACACAAGATGGGACCGTGGATCTTAAAGGAAACCCCGTCCTTCGATCCAAGAGAGGGGGATGGACTGCTTGCTCTTTTGTTGTTC TGTATGAGGTGTTCGAACGCATGGCATACTATGGAATATCGGCCAACTTGATCTTGTATTTGACAAGGAAGCTTCATCAAGGTACTGTCACGTCTGCTAATAATGTGACCAATTGGGTTGGCACCATTTGGATCACTCCTATTTTGGGTGCATATGTCGCCGATGCTCATCTCGGTCGTTATTGGACATTCCTCATCTCTTCCCTAATATACCTATCG GGAATGTCTGTATTAACCCTAGCAGTTTCACTTCCTTCCCTCAAACCACCTCCATGCCAAGATCCCCATGTGGAAAACTGCAAGAAGGCCTCCACCCTCCATTTAGCTGTGTTTTATGGGGCCCTCTACACTCTTGCCATTGGAACAGGTGGGACCAAGCCCAACATCTCAACCATTGGAGCAGACCAATTTGACGATTTTGACCCCAAGGAGAAGAACCATAAGCTTTCCTTCTTCAATTGGTGGATGTTTAGCATCTTCTTTGGGACGCTGTTTGCCAACACTGTGCTTGTCTACATTCAGGACAATGTGGGCTGGGCCTTGGGATATGGGCTTCCCACTCTTGGGCTTCTCATATCTATTTTGATTTTCTTAGTTGGCACACCATTTTATAGGCACAAGGTGCCAAGTGGAAGTCCCTTCACAAGGATGGCTAAGGTCCTAGTGGCTGCATTGAGGAAATGGAGGGTGACTCTCCCTAGTGACCCTAAGGAGCTCTATGAGCTTAACTTGGAGGAGTATGCAAAGAAGGGAAATTTCAGGATTGATTCCACCCCAACCCTAAG GTTCCTCAACAAAGCTGCTCTGAAAAGAGGCTCAACTAGTCCATGGATGCTATGCTCAGTAACCCAAGTAGAAGAGACCAAGCAAATGCTAAGAATGATTCCAATCTTGGTAGCCACATTTATACCAAGCACTATGATTGCACAGGTTAATACCCTATTTGTCAAACAAGGCACAACCCTCAATCGATCACTCGGAAGCTTCAAAATCCCCCCAGCAAGTTTAGCTGGGTTTGTGACACTCTCCATGCTTGTAAGCGTTGTGCTTTATGACCGGTTCTTTGTCAGGATCACGCAAAGAGTGACCAAAAACCCTAGAGGAATCACTCTCCTCCAAAGAATGGGAATTGGAATGGTCTTCCACGTTTTCATTATGGTCGTTGCATCTCTAACTGAAAGGTACAGGCTTCATCTTGCAAAGCAACATGGAGTAGTCGAGAGTGGAGGACAAGTTCCCATCACTATATTGGTTTTACTTCCTCAATTTGTGCTTATGGGAACAGCTGATGCTTTTCTAGAGGTTGCGAAGATTGAGTTTTTCTACGACCAAGCACCTGAAAATATGAAGAGCCTTGGGACTTCTTTTGCCATGACCACTTTAGGAATGGGAAACTTTATTAGTAGCTTCCTTCTTTCGACAGTTTCTCACATCACCAAAAAGCATGGCCACAAAGGATGGATTTTGAACAACCTTAATGCTTCGCATCTGGATTACTACTATGCATTTTTCGCGGTACTAAACGTCTTCAAtgttattttcttcttgtttatgACTAAGATGTATGTGTACAAGGCTGAAATTTCAGATTCGATAAAAGTGCTCACGGAAGAATTGAGGGAGACGACGTACAAAGCGTCCAATAAAGGTGATTCAAGAAAAGGTCAAATAACAAGTGAGTTATGA
- the LOC137732343 gene encoding protein unc-13 homolog yields MGPHHHSRRESLCSSLLAPRPDYHDCDPDLVWPFGKLEGIDRDDVRETAYEIFFTACRSSPGFGGRNALVFYSNHHDNNSSNSNGGEGSGSGSGSKVNGVVTTPTSRVKRALGLKMLKRSPSRRMASGAGNGGWSSPSSPNASNSGGSPGMSFTLPPSRPRRPMTSAEIMRQQMRVTEGSDNRLRKTLMRTLVGQMGRRAETIILPLELLRHLKPSEFNDSHEYHYWQKRQLKILEAGLLLHSSIPLTKSNTFALRLREIIRAGDTKVIDTGKNSDTMRTLCNSVVSLSWRSSNGTPTDVCHWADGYPLNIHLYVALLQSVFDIRDETLVLDEVDEMLELIKKTWSTLGITRPIHNVCFTWVLFQQYVKTAQIEADLLCAAHAMLAEVANNAKRPDREVLYVKILSSVLSSMQAWAEKKLLRYHDYFQRGTVGQIENLLPLALSSSKILGEDVTITERGRGGKGEIKVVDNSGDRVDYYIQSSMKQAFAKIMEARNVTEVAEDAVTETLHQLAKETEELALKERESFSPILKRWHTTAAGVAAMTLHNCYGAVLKQYLNGVSTLSGDAVEILQRAGKLEKVLLQMVVEDSAECEDGGKAIVREMVPYEIDSMIMNLLKRWIHERLKRVKECVHRAKESETWNPKSKSEPYAQSAEELMKLATETIDDFFQIPIGITKDLVQDLADGLEHVFNEYTSFVAYCGSKQSYIPTLPPLTRCNRDSKFLKLWKKASPCSIGAEDFHPNGTNEGHHPRPSTSRGTQRLYIRLNTLHHLLSHLHSLDKNLSLSPQIIPSTPRSRHANNRKSQTNASSYFELAQSGIQSACQHVSEVAAYRLIFLDSNSVFYESLYVGDVANARIRPALRILKQNLTLLGVILIDKAQALAIKEVMRASFEAFLMVLVAGGSSRVFYRTDHEMIEEDFDNLKRIFCTCGEGLITKDVVEHEAETTEGVIELMGQCTEQLMEDFSIVTCESSGIGVVGSGQRLPMPPTTGRWNRSDPNTLLRVLCHRNDKAANQFLKRTFQLAKRR; encoded by the exons ATGGGCCCCCACCACCACTCTCGCCGCGAGTCCCTCTGCAGCTCCCTTCTCGCACCCCGTCCTGACTACCACGACTGTGACCCCGACCTCGTCTGGCCCTTTGGCAAGCTTGAGGGCATCGACCGCGATGACGTGCGTGAGACCGCGTACGAGATCTTCTTCACCGCGTGTCGTTCGTCCCCTGGCTTTGGAGGACGGAACGCCCTCGTGTTCTACTCCAACCACCACGATAACAACAGCAGTAATAGTAATGGTGGGGAGGGGAGCGGGTCCGGATCGGGGTCGAAGGTAAATGGGGTGGTGACAACGCCGACGAGCAGGGTGAAGCGGGCGCTCGGGCTGAAGATGCTGAAGCGGTCTCCGTCGAGGAGGATGGCGTCGGGCGCCGGAAATGGTGGATGGTCAAGTCCCTCCTCGCCGAACGCATCAAATAGTGGTGGCTCCCCCGGAATGTCTTTCACCTTGCCGCCCTCAAGGCCGAGGCGGCCAATGACATCCGCCGAGATTATGAGGCAGCAGATGAGGGTCACGGAAGGCAGCGATAATCGGCTGCGGAAGACGCTCATGAGGACCCTCGTAGGCCAA ATGGGTAGGCGAGCAGAGACCATAATTCTCCCACTAGAACTCCTTCGACACCTAAAGCCATCCGAATTCAACGACTCCCACGAGTACCATTACTGGCAAAAGCGGCAGCTCAAGATCCTCGAAGCCGGCCTTCTTCTTCACTCTTCAATCCCACTAACCAAGTCCAACACATTCGCTTTGCGTCTCAGAGAGATCATCAGAGCCGGTGACACCAAAGTCATAGACACAGGAAAGAACTCAGACACCATGAGAACCCTTTGCAACTCTGTAGTCTCCTTATCATGGCGTAGCTCCAACGGAACTCCAACAGATGTTTGTCACTGGGCTGATGGTTACCCCCTCAACATCCACCTCTATGTTGCTCTCCTGCAATCAGTCTTCGACATCAGAGACGAGACACTAGTATTAGATGAAGTCGATGAAATGCTTGAGCTGATCAAGAAAACATGGTCGACATTGGGGATCACTAGGCCAATACACAATGTGTGCTTTACATGGGTGTTGTTTCAGCAATACGTGAAAACCGCACAGATAGAGGCCGACCTTTTGTGTGCTGCTCATGCTATGCTTGCAGAAGTGGCAAACAATGCCAAGAGGCCGGATAGAGAGGTTTTGTATGTCAAGATTTTGTCTTCGGTGTTGAGTTCAATGCAGGCGTGGGCGGAGAAGAAATTGCTTCGGTACCATGATTATTTCCAAAGAGGGACAGTTGGCCAAATTGAGAACCTTCTCCCCTTGGCCTTGTCATCCTCCAAGATCTTAGGTGAAGATGTTACAATCACAGAGAGGGGAAGAGGAGGGAAAGGTGAAATAAAGGTGGTCGACAACTCCGGTGACCGCGTGGACTACTACATTCAATCTTCAATGAAACAAGCTTTTGCAAAG ATTATGGAAGCTAGGAATGTAACTGAAGTGGCAGAAGATGCCGTGACTGAAACCTTGCATCAGTTAGCTAAAGAGACAGAGGAGTTGGCCTTAAAAGAGAGGGAAAGCTTCAGTCCCATACTCAAGAGGTGGCACACAACTGCAGCTGGTGTCGCGGCCATGACACTGCACAACTGTTACGGAGCTGTGTTGAAGCAATACCTAAATGGGGTCTCCACTCTTTCAGGCGATGCAGTTGAGATATTACAAAGGGCAGGAAAACTAGAAAAGGTTCTGCTCCAAATGGTGGTTGAGGACTCTGCTGAGTGTGAAGATGGCGGCAAAGCAATTGTTAGAGAGATGGTTCCATACGAAATTGATTCCATGATAATGAACCTCTTGAAAAGATGGATTCATGAGAGATTAAAGAGAGTGAAAGAGTGCGTTCACCGAGCGAAAGAAAGCGAG ACATGGAATCCAAAGTCCAAATCGGAACCTTATGCGCAATCAGCTGAGGAGCTAATGAAATTGGCCACGGAAACCATAGATGACTTCTTCCAAATTCCGATAGGAATTACTAAAGATTTAGTTCAAGATCTTGCTGATGGGTTAGAGCATGTCTTCAATGAGTATACTTCATTTGTTGCGTATTGTG GTTCGAAACAGAGTTATATCCCCACACTTCCTCCTCTAACAAGATGCAATCGAGACTCGAAGTTCCTCAAGCTGTGGAAAAAAGCTAGCCCTTGTAGCATTGGAGCAGAAGACTTTCACCCAAACGGAACAAATGAAGGTCACCATCCTCGCCCATCAACGAGTAGAGGAACGCAACGCCTCTACATCCGCCTAAACACTTTGCACCATCTCCTTTCCCACCTTCATTCTCTTGACAAAAACTTGTCCCTCTCACCTCAAATCATTCCTTCAACACCTCGAAGTCGTCATGCCAATAATCGCAAGAGTCAAACCAACGCCTCTTCCTACTTTGAACTTGCACAATCAGGCATCCAATCTGCCTGCCAACATGTCTCGGAAGTAGCTGCCTACCGCTTGATCTTCCTCGACTCAAACTCAGTCTTCTATGAGAGCCTCTACGTTGGTGATGTAGCCAATGCAAGAATAAGACCTGCGTTACGAATTCTCAAGCAGAATCTCACTCTCTTAGGAGTAATTCTCATCGATAAAGCGCAGGCCTTGGCAATCAAGGAAGTAATGAGGGCCTCTTTCGAAGCATTCCTCATGGTTTTGGTTGCTGGAGGAAGCTCCCGGGTGTTTTATCGAACTGACCATGAGATGATTGAGGAAGATTTCGACAACTTAAAGCGTATTTTTTGCACTTGCGGTGAAGGGTTGATAACCAAGGATGTGGTGGAACATGAGGCAGAGACAACGGAAGGGGTGATAGAGCTCATGGGGCAATGTACTGAACAACTAATGGAGGATTTCAGCATTGTGACTTGCGAATCAAGCGGGATTGGAGTTGTGGGATCAGGGCAAAGGCTTCCAATGCCTCCGACAACAGGACGATGGAACAGATCAGATCCAAACACATTACTGAGGGTGTTATGCCACAGGAATGACAAAGCAGCAAACCAATTCTTGAAAAGGACATTCCAGCTAGCGAAGAGAAGGTGA